One genomic window of Amphiura filiformis chromosome 3, Afil_fr2py, whole genome shotgun sequence includes the following:
- the LOC140149303 gene encoding protein kish-B-like, producing the protein MTNAYSFDGLLVFGLLVICTCAYMRRVPRLKQWFLSEKKGFMGVFYKASIIGTRLHLPVAICCAIMAVYILFLK; encoded by the exons CTTACTCATTTGATGGGCTGCTAGTATTTGGCCTTCTGGTCATATGCACCTGTGCATACATGAGGAGAGTGCCTAGATTAAAGCAGTGGTTTCTCTCAGAAAAGAAAGGATTTATGGGTGTATTCTACAAAG CTTCCATAATAGGGACACGATTACATCTTCCAGTTGCAATTTGTTGTGCAATAATGGCAGTATATATACTTTTCTTGAAATAA